Proteins encoded within one genomic window of Haloimpatiens massiliensis:
- a CDS encoding NADH-quinone oxidoreductase subunit NuoF has translation MERIVDYNKLLQIKEQYSKIVSLRYNQEGSDIKESKEIKERQILVCGGPGCKSANSHKIIEKLNEEIKKAGMEESTKVIMTGCFGFCSEGPVIEVVPDNVFYVKVSPEDAGEIIKSHIVGGKVVERLLYDEPETKKKVRNKKDIPFYKKQVKIALRNCGVIDPENFEEVLASGAYTALGKVLTEMTPEETVKEVTDSGLRGRGGGGFPTGRKWQTALRAKGDIKYVICNADEGDPGAFMDRAILEGDPHSVLEAMAICGYATGSNKGYIYIRAEYPLAVHRLRIAISHAEEAGLLGENILGTGFDFSIEIKYGAGAFVCGEATALIHSIEGQRGEPTMKPPRTSEKGLWKRPTCVNNVETFANIAPIINKGAAWYSSIGTAKSAGTKVFSLAGKINNVGLVEVPMGISLKEIIYEIGGGIKDGKELKAVQTGGPSGGCIPNSFIDIPIEYDTLTEIGSMMGSGGMIVLDEDNCMVDVAKFYLEFTVDESCGKCTPCRVGNKRLLELLNRVTEGKASEEDLDNMEELCKVIRDTSLCGLGVSAPNPVLSTLQYFRDEYEAHVNNKTCPAKVCKKLLAYKITDKCIGCTKCARTCPVGAIQGSVKEKHVIDKEICIKCGACYNACPVKAITIE, from the coding sequence ATGGAGAGAATAGTAGACTATAATAAATTGCTACAAATAAAAGAGCAATATAGCAAAATCGTTAGTTTGAGATATAACCAAGAAGGTAGTGACATCAAAGAGAGCAAGGAAATTAAAGAAAGACAAATATTAGTATGCGGTGGTCCAGGATGTAAATCAGCTAATTCACATAAGATAATAGAAAAGTTAAATGAGGAAATAAAAAAGGCAGGGATGGAAGAAAGTACCAAGGTTATAATGACTGGGTGTTTTGGATTCTGTTCAGAAGGACCTGTGATAGAGGTAGTTCCTGATAATGTGTTTTATGTTAAGGTTTCACCTGAAGATGCAGGAGAAATTATTAAAAGTCATATAGTTGGAGGGAAAGTAGTAGAGAGACTTTTATATGATGAACCTGAAACTAAGAAAAAAGTAAGAAACAAAAAAGACATTCCTTTTTATAAAAAACAGGTAAAAATTGCGTTAAGAAATTGTGGTGTAATAGACCCAGAAAATTTTGAAGAAGTTCTCGCTTCAGGAGCTTATACCGCTCTTGGGAAGGTGCTTACTGAAATGACACCTGAGGAGACTGTAAAAGAAGTAACAGATTCAGGATTAAGAGGAAGAGGGGGCGGAGGATTCCCTACAGGTAGGAAATGGCAAACTGCCCTAAGAGCTAAAGGCGACATTAAATATGTTATATGTAATGCTGATGAAGGCGACCCAGGTGCTTTCATGGATAGAGCCATATTAGAAGGAGATCCTCATAGTGTATTAGAAGCTATGGCTATTTGCGGATATGCTACAGGTTCTAATAAGGGATATATATATATAAGAGCAGAATATCCTTTAGCTGTTCACAGATTAAGAATAGCTATAAGTCATGCTGAAGAAGCAGGGCTTTTAGGAGAAAACATATTAGGTACAGGTTTTGACTTTAGTATAGAAATAAAATATGGTGCAGGAGCATTTGTTTGTGGAGAAGCTACAGCACTTATTCACTCCATAGAGGGACAAAGAGGAGAACCAACCATGAAGCCACCTCGTACTTCTGAGAAAGGTTTGTGGAAAAGACCTACTTGTGTAAATAATGTAGAGACCTTTGCAAATATTGCGCCTATAATCAATAAAGGAGCAGCTTGGTATAGTTCCATAGGAACAGCTAAATCTGCTGGAACTAAGGTGTTTTCATTGGCAGGTAAAATAAATAATGTAGGACTTGTAGAAGTGCCTATGGGAATATCTCTAAAGGAAATTATATATGAAATAGGTGGAGGAATAAAAGACGGTAAAGAACTAAAAGCTGTGCAAACTGGAGGACCATCTGGTGGATGTATACCTAATTCATTTATAGATATACCTATTGAATATGATACTTTAACAGAAATAGGTTCTATGATGGGTTCTGGTGGAATGATTGTTCTTGATGAGGATAACTGTATGGTTGATGTGGCAAAATTCTATTTGGAATTTACTGTAGATGAGTCCTGTGGTAAATGTACACCTTGTAGAGTAGGAAATAAGAGACTATTAGAATTATTAAATAGAGTTACTGAAGGCAAAGCCTCAGAAGAGGACTTGGATAATATGGAGGAACTTTGCAAAGTCATAAGAGACACTTCACTTTGTGGTTTAGGAGTATCAGCTCCAAATCCAGTGCTAAGTACATTACAGTATTTTAGAGATGAATATGAAGCTCACGTGAATAATAAAACATGTCCAGCTAAAGTTTGTAAAAAACTTTTGGCTTACAAAATTACAGATAAATGTATAGGATGCACAAAATGTGCTAGAACTTGTCCGGTAGGAGCTATACAGGGCAGTGTCAAAGAAAAGCATGTAATAGATAAAGAGATATGCATAAAATGTGGAGCTTGTTATAATGCATGTCCAGTTAAGGCTATAACAATTGAGTAG
- the nuoE gene encoding NADH-quinone oxidoreductase subunit NuoE: protein MCTGCNNCSKFKELEEFIQKQDNKEAALIAVLHKAQGLYGYLSKEVQQFIADKLEIPASKVYGVVTFYSFFTTVPKGKYVISVCTGTACFVRGAGEILEEFKQKLGIKEGETTEDGLFTLDVLRCVGACSIAPVVLVNDEVHGYFKKEQVETVLEGLKE from the coding sequence TTGTGTACAGGCTGTAATAACTGTTCAAAATTTAAGGAATTAGAAGAATTTATACAAAAACAAGATAATAAAGAAGCGGCGTTAATAGCTGTATTGCATAAGGCACAGGGACTTTATGGATATTTGAGTAAGGAGGTTCAACAGTTTATTGCTGATAAATTGGAAATACCTGCTTCAAAAGTATACGGGGTAGTAACCTTTTATTCATTTTTTACTACTGTACCTAAGGGCAAGTATGTTATTAGTGTGTGTACAGGTACAGCTTGTTTTGTTAGAGGAGCAGGAGAAATTCTTGAGGAGTTCAAGCAAAAGCTTGGAATAAAAGAAGGAGAGACCACAGAAGATGGGCTTTTTACTCTAGATGTATTGAGATGTGTAGGAGCTTGTTCTATAGCTCCAGTGGTACTTGTGAATGATGAAGTTCATGGTTATTTTAAGAAGGAACAAGTAGAAACTGTTTTAGAAGGGCTAAAGGAGTGA
- a CDS encoding ECF transporter S component, whose translation MSADGINNTGNTNNRSSYANGSSYTNDDSYGNSDSSKNESGYGNSSSYTNSGVEYTENSSDDINSSNTENNGTSNSNIKKKVPKFNIQKLITFFIIVILIPLTIIFGIYKLNDRKYFFISIMIVIYTMIPFFMKFEKRKPQPRELILIATMAAIAVVGRMAFFMLPQFKPVVAIVIITGVCFGPEEGFLTGAMAGLVSNFFFGQGPWTPWQMFSFGIIGFIAGIVFKKGRLKSNRIILCIFGGLSTFLIYGGIMNICAITMIMPRFTLKALLSTYATGIPFDLVHAFATVVFLFFISQPMIEKLERIKVKYDLF comes from the coding sequence ATGTCAGCAGATGGTATAAATAATACCGGCAATACAAATAATCGCAGTAGTTATGCTAATGGCAGTAGTTACACTAATGATGATAGTTATGGAAATAGTGATAGTTCTAAAAATGAGAGTGGATATGGAAATAGTAGCAGTTATACAAATAGCGGTGTTGAATATACAGAGAATAGTAGTGATGATATAAATAGTAGTAATACAGAGAATAACGGTACAAGTAACAGTAATATAAAGAAAAAGGTGCCCAAATTTAATATACAAAAATTAATAACATTTTTTATAATAGTAATACTTATACCGTTAACTATTATTTTTGGTATATACAAATTAAACGATAGAAAATATTTTTTTATTAGTATAATGATAGTTATTTATACCATGATACCATTTTTTATGAAATTTGAAAAAAGGAAACCTCAACCTAGAGAACTTATACTAATTGCTACCATGGCAGCTATAGCTGTTGTTGGAAGAATGGCATTTTTTATGTTGCCTCAATTTAAACCAGTGGTGGCAATTGTTATAATAACGGGTGTTTGTTTTGGCCCAGAAGAGGGATTTTTAACAGGAGCTATGGCTGGCCTTGTATCAAATTTTTTCTTTGGACAAGGTCCATGGACCCCATGGCAAATGTTTAGCTTTGGTATAATTGGATTCATTGCAGGAATTGTATTCAAAAAAGGAAGACTAAAAAGTAATCGCATTATTCTATGTATTTTTGGAGGATTATCAACATTTTTGATATACGGTGGAATAATGAATATATGTGCCATAACTATGATAATGCCTAGATTTACGCTAAAAGCCCTATTATCTACTTACGCAACAGGGATTCCCTTTGACTTAGTACATGCTTTTGCAACGGTTGTATTTTTATTTTTTATTTCTCAGCCTATGATAGAAAAGTTAGAAAGAATAAAAGTAAAGTATGATCTATTTTAA
- a CDS encoding ABC transporter ATP-binding protein, whose translation METLKVNNLTFAYSGSNENALNDINFSVESGDFITICGRSGCGKSTLLRHLKPALTPAGTVKGNILYKGKNIKSIDLRSEASSIGYVLQNPDNQVVTDKVWHELAFGLESLGYDTNTIRSRVAEMASFFGIQTWFTKSVTELSGGQKQLLNLASIMVMQPDMLLLDEPTSQLDPIATVDFLNTIKRINIELGTTIIIVEHHLDDVLPLSDRVIVMDEGKIVADTVPNKIGSIIYGENEAMFNALPIPMRLAVTLGSNGNPVTIKEGRKWLSSYLKDNNLDKNTCDVAATTTKSTPIPIPEVSNVKSLINLKEVWFRYEKKGDDIIRDLSLQVNEGEIYSIVGGNGTGKTTTLRLVAGLCQPYRGTVKYNELDVFKKRESILANSEIVLMPQNPQALFVKKTVELDLKEVLKGRGIKKAKINEKFQEIIDYFGIESLLKRHPYDLSGGEQQIVAMAKILMLSPKVLLLDEPTKALDSFFKYKLGEIIKKLRQDGVTIIIVSHDLDFCAKYSDRCSMLFNGNIVSTDIPKKFFRNNSFYTTSLNRLTRGILDDVSSYEEVISICQQMV comes from the coding sequence ATGGAAACGCTTAAGGTCAACAATTTAACATTTGCCTATTCAGGTAGCAATGAAAATGCTTTAAATGACATTAATTTTTCAGTAGAAAGTGGAGATTTTATAACCATATGTGGTAGATCAGGATGTGGAAAATCAACACTTCTAAGGCATCTAAAACCAGCTTTAACTCCTGCAGGTACTGTAAAGGGAAATATATTATATAAGGGTAAAAATATAAAATCTATAGATTTACGTAGTGAAGCTAGTAGTATAGGGTATGTACTACAAAATCCAGATAACCAAGTAGTTACTGATAAAGTATGGCATGAATTGGCTTTTGGACTAGAAAGTCTTGGATATGACACAAATACCATACGCTCAAGAGTAGCTGAAATGGCCTCATTTTTTGGAATACAAACTTGGTTTACAAAATCAGTTACAGAATTATCTGGGGGACAAAAACAGCTTTTGAACTTAGCTTCTATAATGGTTATGCAGCCAGATATGCTACTATTAGATGAACCTACGTCACAGTTAGATCCTATAGCTACAGTAGATTTTTTAAATACCATTAAAAGAATTAATATAGAACTTGGTACTACTATAATAATAGTAGAACACCATTTAGATGATGTATTACCATTGTCTGATAGAGTGATAGTAATGGATGAAGGAAAAATTGTAGCAGATACTGTTCCAAATAAAATTGGTTCAATTATTTATGGTGAAAATGAGGCTATGTTTAATGCTCTTCCAATACCAATGAGGTTGGCTGTAACTTTAGGTAGTAATGGAAATCCTGTTACTATAAAAGAAGGTAGAAAATGGCTTAGCTCATACCTAAAAGATAATAACTTAGATAAGAATACATGTGATGTAGCTGCAACCACAACTAAATCTACACCGATACCGATACCAGAGGTTTCTAATGTAAAATCCTTAATAAACTTAAAAGAGGTATGGTTTAGGTATGAAAAAAAAGGTGATGATATAATTAGGGATTTATCATTACAGGTAAATGAGGGAGAAATTTATTCTATAGTAGGTGGTAATGGTACAGGTAAAACCACTACTTTAAGGTTAGTAGCTGGATTATGTCAGCCATATAGAGGTACTGTAAAATATAATGAATTAGATGTATTTAAAAAGAGAGAAAGCATACTTGCTAACAGTGAAATAGTTTTAATGCCTCAAAATCCACAGGCACTATTTGTTAAAAAAACAGTTGAATTAGATTTAAAAGAAGTACTAAAAGGTAGAGGAATTAAAAAAGCTAAGATAAATGAAAAATTTCAAGAAATAATAGATTATTTTGGCATAGAGTCACTTTTAAAGAGACATCCCTATGATTTAAGTGGTGGGGAACAACAAATAGTAGCTATGGCAAAAATCTTAATGCTTAGTCCTAAGGTTTTACTTTTAGATGAACCTACTAAGGCTTTGGATAGCTTCTTTAAATACAAACTAGGGGAAATAATTAAAAAGTTGAGACAAGATGGAGTTACCATTATAATCGTTTCACATGATTTGGATTTTTGCGCTAAATATTCGGATAGGTGTTCTATGCTTTTTAATGGAAATATAGTTTCAACAGATATACCTAAAAAGTTTTTTAGAAATAATAGTTTTTACACCACATCATTAAATCGTCTGACAAGAGGAATATTAGATGATGTTAGCAGCTACGAAGAGGTGATATCCATATGTCAGCAGATGGTATAA
- a CDS encoding energy-coupling factor transporter transmembrane component T, with the protein MCDAFSRLHPIINFTYFTAVILFSMFFMHPAFLVISLICSFIYSVYLGGSKAVKFNLLSSLCIGLAIAILNPVFVHQGVTTLFFFNDHGITLESMAFGVGAGIMFVSVLIWFSCYHKVMTSDKFMYLFGRIIPALSLVLSMTLRFVPKFKAQLKVVEEGQKSIGRGASQGTIFSMIRNGVKVISIMITWALENGIETSDSMKARGYGLKGRTSFSLYRFDSRDKKCLIYITLNILIILIGAYLGFNTIMFFPMIKYKSISIVSVLFYISYTLLCIFPVIVNVREDMVWKRLRSTI; encoded by the coding sequence ATGTGTGATGCATTTTCAAGATTACATCCTATAATTAATTTTACGTATTTTACTGCGGTTATTCTATTTTCAATGTTTTTTATGCATCCTGCTTTTCTTGTAATATCATTGATATGTAGTTTTATATATTCAGTGTATTTAGGAGGCAGTAAGGCAGTAAAATTCAATTTGCTTTCTTCTTTGTGTATAGGATTAGCTATAGCTATACTAAATCCAGTATTTGTTCACCAAGGAGTAACTACATTGTTTTTTTTTAATGATCATGGAATAACCTTAGAATCAATGGCATTTGGAGTAGGTGCAGGTATAATGTTTGTATCAGTACTTATATGGTTTTCTTGTTACCATAAAGTTATGACATCAGATAAGTTCATGTATTTATTTGGTCGCATTATACCAGCACTATCCCTAGTGCTGTCTATGACACTAAGATTTGTGCCTAAATTCAAAGCTCAACTAAAGGTAGTGGAAGAAGGACAAAAATCTATTGGAAGGGGGGCTTCCCAAGGTACTATTTTCAGTATGATAAGAAATGGTGTAAAAGTAATATCTATAATGATAACTTGGGCCCTTGAAAATGGTATTGAAACATCAGATTCTATGAAAGCTAGAGGATATGGATTAAAGGGTAGAACTAGCTTCTCTTTGTATAGATTTGATTCTAGAGATAAGAAATGTTTAATCTACATAACTTTAAATATATTAATTATATTAATTGGAGCATATTTAGGATTTAACACAATAATGTTTTTTCCTATGATAAAATACAAAAGTATATCCATAGTAAGTGTTTTGTTTTATATATCATATACTTTATTGTGCATTTTTCCAGTGATAGTAAATGTAAGGGAGGACATGGTATGGAAACGCTTAAGGTCAACAATTTAA
- a CDS encoding DUF4430 domain-containing protein, translated as MKKNTMTKKRLSIVAFVAAVFMCISVTWVRAKVETPDEHAENASKIVQVAEKGKSEVSSVPKESKQDPESKSKPVDKEKEKAEEKSKSEASKAVTSKGTTSKAADSKSASNHKSSKKSKVRPKFKKDDPNKVDRSLVQKPTSGVSTSDSNYARLVAEANKHTDSNKKDKYMTDPTPKGMPTPVEPQDVKIDPSRAHYCILSVRCNTILDNMEDLRKGKECMVPRDGVIYKRRRAVYYEGESVYNVLSREMARNRIHMDFEFTPMYNSVYIKGIHNLYEFDCGPLSGWMYKVNGWFPNYGCSRYLLKPGDNIEWEYTCDLGRDVGCEWIGDK; from the coding sequence ATGAAAAAAAATACAATGACAAAAAAGAGATTATCTATAGTAGCTTTTGTGGCTGCAGTCTTTATGTGTATAAGTGTGACGTGGGTTCGCGCTAAGGTAGAAACGCCAGATGAGCATGCTGAAAATGCTTCTAAAATTGTTCAAGTAGCGGAAAAAGGAAAATCTGAAGTTTCCAGTGTTCCTAAAGAGAGTAAACAAGATCCAGAGAGTAAATCAAAACCAGTTGACAAAGAGAAGGAAAAGGCTGAAGAGAAAAGTAAAAGTGAGGCTAGTAAAGCTGTAACTAGTAAAGGAACAACTAGTAAAGCAGCAGATAGTAAGTCAGCTTCAAACCATAAGTCATCAAAAAAAAGTAAAGTAAGACCTAAATTTAAAAAAGATGATCCAAATAAAGTAGATAGAAGTTTAGTTCAAAAGCCAACTTCAGGGGTAAGTACTAGTGATAGTAATTATGCTAGGTTAGTTGCAGAGGCTAATAAGCATACAGATTCTAATAAAAAAGATAAATATATGACAGACCCTACTCCTAAGGGAATGCCAACGCCTGTTGAACCTCAAGATGTAAAGATAGATCCTAGTAGAGCACATTACTGCATTTTATCTGTAAGATGTAATACTATATTAGATAATATGGAAGATTTACGTAAAGGAAAAGAATGTATGGTTCCACGTGATGGAGTAATATACAAGAGAAGAAGAGCCGTGTATTATGAGGGAGAATCTGTGTACAACGTACTTTCAAGGGAAATGGCAAGAAACAGAATACACATGGATTTTGAGTTTACCCCAATGTATAACAGTGTTTATATTAAAGGAATTCATAACTTATATGAATTTGACTGTGGACCTTTAAGTGGTTGGATGTACAAAGTAAATGGATGGTTTCCAAACTATGGATGTAGCAGATATCTTCTTAAACCTGGAGATAATATAGAATGGGAATACACATGTGACTTAGGAAGAGATGTAGGATGTGAATGGATAGGTGATAAATAA
- a CDS encoding prenyltransferase/squalene oxidase repeat-containing protein produces the protein MKIKKRLLSIILSIFMILGMTTNAFAEEVKVNSISNAKLEETIEGIIKWAKQGNEKLLNPEFLTMAGTTPGDWFPIGVGRYGYKDDYAAYLSAIEKNVTERYKEKGKLHAVKGTEWHRISLAVLAMGGDPTKIGTDPEGKPINLIADGTYNCVTRRGIKGQGINGAIWALISLDSMKYEVPEGAKYTRDDIIKAVLEEQIADGGFALWGNVSDVDITGMAIQALAPYYNSDKVYTYKSKKIKDAQGNYIECNKTIKQIIDEGLDLMGTRQNNDGDFTSWGTENVESTIQILTALCSIGIDCEKDSRFIKNGKTLIDGIMKYRNERDGGFLHSYKYDPENPSSKPDASNSMATEQTLYGLVSYWRLRNNMRNLYDFRPETNQKEFIIKGNGNNYNIAFDKDKQSYSLEIPSNVKSFSFVNIPMGAYDTSSIPLNSEIKAVDGDKIQIEIKNRKNEVKKYQISITVTDEAMINDVINSIKNLPETITLNDEKKIVEINEKFNKLSDADKKKVTNIEKLNNANSKLKELKKELEKENLAKLKLILENIDRLPSDIGLDDKNNVSQLLIALKALPDLPDKKTGCEKLESLMKKIEEIEAKVKKIDDRIFSEIYPMNITLKDKNTVLELKAEYEKLNEKDRKHVKNYKDVLFAEKVINELENNKTIISDVFKNIIGSDEVYTFKDKTIEGKDYSISFKGSEITDPTISFNTKISFTSENYGKIKSIAKDATILSFDHEGKLPGKAKVTIDVDLADGDYFLYYFNEKTGKSELVNEISVKDGKAVFEIDHCSDYFISANSKLGIKDEQSSSNNQGEDEQGTYALGGEVQDENAQIENENMSTPQTGDNSKTMPIVILFVCSAGILFVLKRKSICKIKK, from the coding sequence TTGAAAATTAAAAAAAGGTTACTAAGTATTATACTTTCGATATTTATGATACTTGGAATGACCACTAATGCTTTTGCAGAGGAAGTAAAAGTAAATTCTATTTCCAATGCAAAGCTAGAAGAAACCATTGAAGGAATAATAAAATGGGCAAAGCAGGGAAATGAAAAGTTATTAAATCCTGAATTTTTAACAATGGCAGGAACCACACCAGGTGATTGGTTTCCAATAGGTGTTGGAAGATATGGATATAAAGATGATTATGCTGCATATCTTTCTGCTATAGAAAAAAATGTTACTGAAAGATACAAAGAAAAAGGTAAATTGCATGCTGTTAAAGGTACTGAGTGGCATAGAATTTCTTTAGCAGTTCTCGCTATGGGAGGCGATCCTACAAAGATTGGAACTGACCCAGAGGGTAAGCCTATAAATCTAATTGCAGATGGAACTTATAACTGTGTTACAAGAAGAGGAATTAAAGGACAGGGTATAAATGGAGCTATTTGGGCACTTATTTCTTTGGACAGCATGAAATATGAGGTTCCAGAAGGAGCTAAATATACAAGGGATGATATTATTAAGGCAGTACTTGAAGAACAGATAGCAGATGGTGGATTTGCTCTTTGGGGAAATGTATCTGATGTAGATATAACAGGTATGGCTATACAAGCTTTGGCACCATATTATAACAGTGATAAGGTGTACACATATAAATCAAAAAAGATTAAGGACGCACAAGGAAATTATATAGAGTGTAATAAAACTATAAAACAAATTATAGATGAAGGTCTAGATTTAATGGGTACAAGACAGAATAATGATGGGGACTTTACTAGCTGGGGAACTGAAAATGTAGAAAGTACAATTCAAATTCTTACTGCATTGTGTTCTATTGGAATTGACTGCGAGAAAGATTCTAGATTTATAAAAAATGGAAAAACTCTAATTGATGGAATAATGAAATATAGAAATGAAAGGGACGGGGGATTTTTACATTCATATAAGTATGATCCTGAAAATCCATCTTCTAAACCTGATGCATCAAATAGTATGGCAACAGAACAGACTCTTTATGGATTGGTATCTTACTGGCGCTTAAGAAATAATATGAGAAATTTATATGATTTTCGTCCAGAAACCAATCAAAAGGAATTCATTATAAAAGGTAATGGAAATAATTACAACATAGCTTTTGATAAGGATAAACAAAGCTATTCTCTTGAAATCCCATCCAATGTAAAGAGTTTTAGCTTTGTAAATATACCAATGGGTGCTTATGATACAAGCAGTATACCATTAAACTCTGAAATAAAAGCTGTGGATGGAGATAAAATACAGATTGAAATAAAAAATAGAAAAAATGAAGTGAAAAAATACCAAATTAGTATCACGGTAACAGATGAAGCCATGATAAATGATGTAATAAATTCTATTAAGAATCTTCCAGAAACAATTACCTTAAATGATGAGAAAAAAATAGTAGAAATAAATGAAAAATTTAATAAACTAAGCGATGCTGATAAGAAAAAGGTAACAAATATTGAAAAATTAAATAATGCAAATAGCAAGCTTAAGGAACTTAAAAAAGAATTAGAAAAAGAAAATCTTGCTAAGTTAAAATTGATTTTAGAAAATATTGACAGATTACCAAGTGATATTGGACTTGATGATAAAAATAATGTTTCTCAACTTTTAATTGCTCTAAAAGCATTACCAGATTTACCAGATAAGAAAACTGGCTGTGAAAAATTAGAGTCATTAATGAAAAAGATAGAAGAAATTGAAGCTAAGGTAAAGAAAATTGATGATAGAATTTTTAGTGAAATATATCCTATGAATATAACTTTAAAGGATAAAAACACTGTTTTAGAGTTAAAGGCTGAATATGAAAAACTTAATGAAAAGGATAGAAAGCATGTTAAAAACTATAAGGATGTTTTATTTGCAGAAAAAGTAATTAATGAACTTGAAAATAATAAGACAATAATAAGTGATGTATTTAAAAATATAATTGGTTCTGACGAAGTGTATACCTTTAAAGATAAGACTATAGAAGGTAAGGACTATTCAATAAGCTTTAAGGGTAGTGAAATTACAGATCCAACTATTAGTTTTAATACAAAGATTTCATTTACATCTGAAAATTATGGAAAAATTAAAAGTATTGCAAAAGATGCTACTATTTTAAGTTTTGATCATGAAGGTAAGCTACCAGGAAAGGCAAAAGTAACTATAGATGTTGATTTAGCAGATGGAGATTATTTCTTATACTATTTTAATGAAAAAACAGGTAAAAGCGAATTAGTTAATGAAATTTCTGTTAAAGATGGAAAAGCAGTATTTGAAATTGATCATTGTTCAGATTATTTTATTAGTGCAAATTCTAAGCTTGGCATAAAGGATGAACAATCATCATCAAATAACCAGGGTGAAGATGAACAAGGCACATATGCATTGGGTGGAGAAGTACAAGATGAAAATGCACAAATAGAAAATGAAAATATGTCAACTCCACAAACAGGCGATAATTCAAAAACTATGCCTATTGTTATTTTGTTTGTTTGCAGTGCAGGAATATTGTTTGTTCTAAAAAGAAAATCAATATGTAAAATAAAGAAATAG
- the srtB gene encoding class B sortase yields the protein MIFKVEVKKGRKILFLIALIAFLFSTASLVYMGYKFYYNKKLNDNLSKKLSQIIENGSSNNSENRNIMQSLIDINSDIKGIIKINNSKVNYPVVQCANNEFYIKHDIKKNKSKYGTIFIDYRNKLNNNSLAGQNIILYGHNMKDGSMFADLKLFKNKEFYKNNQLVDLAILPKKYKFEVFSVFVVNADFDYRKIYFNNDEEVSNYLKLIKSSALYFRNVEFNCKDTMITLSTCAYDWENARLVVQGKLIKVE from the coding sequence ATGATATTTAAAGTAGAGGTTAAGAAAGGAAGGAAGATACTATTTTTAATTGCACTAATAGCTTTTCTCTTTTCTACAGCGAGCCTTGTTTATATGGGATATAAATTTTACTATAATAAAAAATTAAATGATAATTTATCCAAAAAGCTTTCTCAAATAATCGAAAATGGATCAAGTAATAATAGTGAAAATAGAAATATTATGCAAAGTTTAATTGATATAAATAGTGACATAAAAGGGATTATAAAGATTAATAACAGTAAAGTTAATTATCCAGTAGTCCAATGTGCAAATAATGAATTTTATATTAAACATGATATTAAAAAGAATAAAAGTAAGTATGGCACTATTTTTATTGATTACAGAAACAAATTAAACAATAATAGTCTAGCTGGACAGAACATAATTTTATACGGACATAACATGAAAGATGGAAGCATGTTTGCAGACTTAAAACTTTTTAAAAATAAAGAGTTTTATAAGAATAATCAATTAGTAGACTTAGCTATTCTTCCTAAAAAATATAAATTTGAAGTTTTCTCTGTTTTTGTTGTAAATGCAGACTTTGATTATAGAAAAATTTATTTTAATAATGATGAAGAAGTGAGCAATTATTTAAAGTTAATCAAAAGCTCCGCATTGTATTTTAGAAATGTTGAATTTAACTGTAAGGATACAATGATTACTTTGTCTACCTGTGCATATGATTGGGAAAATGCTAGGCTTGTAGTTCAAGGAAAGTTAATTAAAGTTGAATAA